The Oxobacter pfennigii region CCATAATAAAAATAGGAATATTGATGTTTGCGTTATATATAATCCAGTATTTCTGCAATTATTATATAACCTCCTGGGGACATATAATGGGAGCCAGGATGGAATATGACATGAGAAATAAGCTTTTCACGCATCTTCAGAAGCTGTCCTTCACTTATTTTGACAACAACAAGACCGGTCAGATTATGTCCCGAATAGTAAATGACCTTTTGGATATAGCCGAACTGGCCCACCATGGCCCCGAGGAGATATTCATTTCCGTTACAAAAATACTAGGCGCATTTATAATACTCCTCACCATAAACGTGAAGCTTACTTTAATAACCTTTGCCTTCCTTCCGGTAATGACCTGGTTTTCCTTTTACTATAATGACAAGATGAGGGCGGTATTTACAAGGAATAAGGAAAAGATAGCCGATGTAAATGCCCAGCTAGAGGACAGTATAGCCGGTGTCAGGGTGGTGCAGTCCTTTTCAAACGAAGGTATTGAAGTAGAAAAGTTCAAAAAAGGAAACAAGCTGTTTCTTGCAACCAAAGAGGACAGCTATGAATATATGGGGAGATTTTACAGCGGTGTAACCTTGTTTGAAGGCCTAATATATGTATCCGCAGCCATAATAGGAGCCCTCTTTATCGGTTCCGGTTCCATAAACGCTGCGGACTTGGTGGCTTATCTTTTATTTATCAATACATTCTTAGCACCCATACGTACCATACTTCACTTTACCGAGCAATTTCAAAGAGGCATGACGGGCTTTTTAAGATATGAGGAGATTTTAGCCATCAATCCCGACATAGAGGATAAGGAGGATGCTGTTGACATAAATGATTTCAACAAGGATATAGTCTTTGAAGATGTGTCCTTTAAATATTCCTCAGGGGATTATGTATTGAGGAATATTTCATTGACCATAAACAAAGGAGAAACCATAGCTTTAGTAGGCCAGTCCGGCGGCGGAAAAACCACTTTATGCAGCCTTATTCCAAGATTTTATGATGTCACTGAAGGGAGTATAAAAATAGACGGAAAAGATATAAGGGATATTAAGCTTGATTCCCTAAGAAAAAAGATAGGTATTGTGCAGCAGGATGTTTACCTCTTTGCCGGAAGCATCATGGAAAACATAAGATACGGAAAGCCTGATGCATCGGATGAAGAAATAATAGAAGCCTCAAAAAATGCAAATGCCCACGAATTTATAATGGCCTTTGAAAATGGCTACAATACTTATGTCGGCGAGAGAGGAGTTAAATTATCAGGAGGACAAAAGCAAAGGATAAGCATTGCCCGTGCATTTTTAAAGAATCCTCCTGTGCTTATACTGGATGAAGCAACCTCCTCCCTTGATAACCAGAGCGAAAAAATAGTACAGCAATCCTTAGAGAAGCTTTCAGATTCAAGAACTACCTTAGTTATAGCACATAGGCTATCCACTATAAAAAACGCGGATAAAATACTGGTTTTAACGGATAACGGCATTGAAGAGGAAGGCAGCCACGATGAGCTTTTAACTAAAAACGGAATATATGCCGCCCTGTACAACACCCAGTTTGCAGAAATATCAGAGAGTGTCGATTAAGTTTTTTAAAATTATCTGTCAATTTTTTTAAACTTTTTCATATACTGAATTAAAGAGATAAGGGGGAGTAACTCACAGGGAAATTTTCCTGGTTACTAAGGTCGACATAATGGCGAAAGCCCGCTTTAGTACAGTTTATACTGAGAGCCAGACCTTTATTTCAACATACTTATGTTGAAATAAAGGTCTTTTAATTTTAGGAGGTGAAAATATGCTGTCCCCAAGCCTTGAAGATTATCTTGAGGAAATATACAGGCTTTCAATTAAAAATTCCATAAGAGTAAGCGACATAGCTGACAGCCTCAGCGTATCCATGCCTTCTGTGGTAAAGGCTTTAAAAAGGCTTCATGATAAGGAATATCTCATATACAAACCTCATGATGAAATTACCCTTACCGATAAAGGTGAAGAACTGGGGAACTATCTTGTTAAAAGGAACAGTATTTTAAGAGAATTTTTAGAAATTATAGGTTCAAAATGCAACATAGCCGATGAGGCCGAGGCAATGGAACATTATCTTTCCCTGCCTACCATGCACTCCATCGAACATATGGTGGACTATTTTAATAATAACCCAAAAATAAAGGAAGG contains the following coding sequences:
- a CDS encoding ABC transporter ATP-binding protein; this translates as MDMIRKFMKYYKPYKLIFFTDMACALTASGIDLMFPVLVRDILNRLQTQAAAASGTIIKIGILMFALYIIQYFCNYYITSWGHIMGARMEYDMRNKLFTHLQKLSFTYFDNNKTGQIMSRIVNDLLDIAELAHHGPEEIFISVTKILGAFIILLTINVKLTLITFAFLPVMTWFSFYYNDKMRAVFTRNKEKIADVNAQLEDSIAGVRVVQSFSNEGIEVEKFKKGNKLFLATKEDSYEYMGRFYSGVTLFEGLIYVSAAIIGALFIGSGSINAADLVAYLLFINTFLAPIRTILHFTEQFQRGMTGFLRYEEILAINPDIEDKEDAVDINDFNKDIVFEDVSFKYSSGDYVLRNISLTINKGETIALVGQSGGGKTTLCSLIPRFYDVTEGSIKIDGKDIRDIKLDSLRKKIGIVQQDVYLFAGSIMENIRYGKPDASDEEIIEASKNANAHEFIMAFENGYNTYVGERGVKLSGGQKQRISIARAFLKNPPVLILDEATSSLDNQSEKIVQQSLEKLSDSRTTLVIAHRLSTIKNADKILVLTDNGIEEEGSHDELLTKNGIYAALYNTQFAEISESVD
- a CDS encoding metal-dependent transcriptional regulator; this translates as MLSPSLEDYLEEIYRLSIKNSIRVSDIADSLSVSMPSVVKALKRLHDKEYLIYKPHDEITLTDKGEELGNYLVKRNSILREFLEIIGSKCNIADEAEAMEHYLSLPTMHSIEHMVDYFNNNPKIKEGFLNFVSKDTSL